GCGCTGCAACGTGCCCTGGGCATGAAGCACCCGCAGCGTGGACAGTTGCACGGCGAAGTCCTTGGCGTTCAGCCGCAGGTAGCCCCGGGCGATGCAAGCGCCCGAGTCATCCTCGCCGCGGAAGACGGACACCAGCAGCCGCGTGGTGTCCACCCAAAGGTCCGGGCCGTCGTCGTCATGGACGTCCTTGTAGCCGTCGATGAAGAAGCGCTCTCCGGATTCGGAGACCAGGGGCAGTTGATAGCGCATCCGCCGGCCACCGGGACGCGCCCCGTCGTGTGTCATCAGGTGCAGCACGCCGCGCTCCACCGTCAACGGCCGCGAGGACAGCACGGGCGCCACCACGCAGCCCGACAACTGCATGGGGTGCAGGGGATGCGAGAGCGTCTCCTCCAAATCCCGGGACGCCACCGTGACGATGAAGCGGAGGGGTGAGGTGTCCCGGCGCGCGGGGTCCCCTGCCTGGAGGAAATCCTCGTCGGCCGTCTCGGCGATGTACCCATACATCGTCTCGGTGAACTGCACGGCCAGGGGCTGCACGGGCCGAGGCGCCGGCGCTTCCGGGACCGGCGCGTAGTCCACAATCCAGCCCTGCCGCTTCGCCATCAGCGCCACGGTGCGCTCCGCCACTGCGGAGATGGTGAGCAATGGGTTGATGCCCAGCGGCCTTGGAATCACCGAACCGTCACTGACGTAGAGCCCTTCGTGGACCTCCGCCCCCTCCGGTCCGGCGAAGACGCGGCCCTCGTGGTCCACCACACCCTCTTCCGCCCGATCCCCCATGGCACACCCGCCCAGCGGGTGGGTGCAGAGGAGCTCATGGCCCGTCAGCTTGTTCCAGAGCGGGTTGCGAACGAAGGTCCCTCCGAGCGCCTCCGTGGCGCGCCGCAGACGCTCGTCCACCCGCGTGAAGACGGCTTGCTGACCCGCGCCCGGCCAATAGACGCGCACCCTGTCTCCAGACAGCCGCAGCTCTCCGGCGCCGTCATCATGGGACATCACGAGGAACGTCTGTGTGTTGCGCATTGCACCGTGGTACGGCCCGCGCACGGCGCTGTCCGCCATGCGCGCCAGTTCCTCCACGCGGTCCAGGACACCCCGGTCCGTATCCTCTCCGGCGACAGCGGAGGCCGCTGCGAGCAGCGCCGTCACGGGGCGCGCGAGGGCCGCGGGGATGGCGCCGTTCTCGATGATCATCCCGTCTTCCTGACGGAGCGTGGCCCGGTCATCGATGATGCCGCTGATGGTGGGCCCCACGGGCGGCTGTCCAGCCGTGGGCGGCCCGCCCAGCCCCACGCCATGTACCGGGACGTCCGTGTTGTAGCCGAAGGCCATCACGTCCCCGTTGTTGCTGAAGCGCTGTCCCAGGCGGCTCGACAAGGACAGCCCCAGCGCCTTCGAGCGCAGCAGGATTTCCGCCGTCCCCATCGTCCCCGCCGCGAGGATGATTCGGTCCGCGGTCACCCACAGGTCCGGCGCATCGAAGCGCTCGCGGCCAGCGTTCATCGGCCGGTAGTACACGCGCCACCGGGCGCCATCGCGCGCCAGGTAGCGCACGCCCACTTCCGTGAAGAGCTTCGCCCCGTGCCGGTGCGCGTCCGGCAGGTAGTTCATCAACACGGAGTTCTTCGCGCCGAAGTTGCAGCCCGTCATGCAGTCACCGCACAACGTGCACGCGGACTGACGCACGCCCGCGGCGTTGACGCCCTCCTCGAAGGTAACTGTCAGCGGAGGCCGGCGAAGCGTGCCGCCCAGCTTCTCCGCGGAGCGTGCCAGCGCGTCCAACGTGGCCAGGGGAGGCCCGGACGCGGGATAGGGCAAGGGCCGCAGCATGTGCTCGGCCCAGGCGAAGCCATCTTCCAGCAGGCCGTCCACGTCGGCGCGGAACGCCTCGGGCCAGCGAGCGTCCAGGAACACGCGGGGGTCCGGGCGCATGGCCACGTTGGCATTGATGAGCGACGTGCCGCCCAACCCGCAGCCCGTGACGACGGAGACGTCCCCACCCCGGTGGAGCTCGAACAGCGCCGTGGGACTGCCCACGGACGCGGCGGCTTCGGGGTCGAAGTGCACCTGGAACTCGGACATGAACTCGGTGTCCGTGCGCGGATAGTCACCGGGTAGCAGCTCCCGGCCCCGCTCCAGCACGCAGACCTGCTGACCCGCGCGCGCCAGGCGGCTGGCGGAGATGGCCCCGCCATATCCCGACCCCACCACCACCACGGCGTAATGCGACGCCAGCTCACTCCAAGGGGATGACAACCTCCGCATTGGCGCTCCCAATGACTGCTCCCACCCTGGCCCCAGCCCACTCCACGGCTCGGGTGCTACCGCCAGGACGTCCTGGCGGGAAAGGACGACCAGGCAGGCAGTCGCCCGAGCCGCCGCTCCTGGAGGCTCCCCGCTGCTGAAGCCCTCTGTTGGACATAGAGGCGGTTGGGACAGCGGTCAAAATCAGGGGCAACCGGTTATTCGACCTCCGCGGCCTCGCCACCCGCGCGACGGAGCGCGTTGACGAGCCGGTGCGCGTGCCGGGTGGTCTCCGGTTCTCGGAACTTCGGGCTCACCGCGAGCACCAGCTCCACCGCCGTGGGCAGATCCATCAGGTGGCCCGGGGAAACGTACACGGGCTGCACACCCTTGCGCGTGCGCACCGCCATGCCCACGACTTCGCCCCGGTGCATGAGGGGTGTGGTGGAGCCGCGTGCCTCGCCCAGTGGCCCATGCGTTCCCACGAGCAGGGACTTCCCGCAGCCAATGGACGGAATGCCGAGCAGCAAGCCCCCATGACACGCAATCCCCATGCGCCGGGGATGCGCGGTGCCATGACCATCGAAGATGACCACGTCGGGGCGCACGGAGAGCCGCGCCCAGGCGACTTCCAGAATGGGCAGCTCGCGGAAGGACAGCAGGCCCGGAACGTAGGGGAAGCGCAGCGTCACCGCCGCGCCAGACTGCGCCACCGGCTGGAGCGAGGCCAGGTCCAGCACCACGAAGCCTCCGAAGCCCGTGTCCTTCCATTTCTCCGTGGAGATGTCGGCGCCCGCGATGCGTTCGACCTTCAAGCCGGGAGGCGGCCGCAACACCAACTGCTCACGCAACCGGCGCTGCAACTCCACCGCCTCCGAGGGCGTCACGTCCCAGCGCCCCGCCTCCGACTGTCGCTCCATCCGAGAGCACCTCCAGCGCCAATCTGGTGACGGAGCGCCTGCGGTGCATGTTCCCAGACGTGTTCAATCACGAACCGCAGTCTCATCCCTCCGGCCTTATTCAGGAAAAAACCGCTTTTGATGTACACCCGTTTTACCCATCACAACCAATTCCTCTGGGTGAAACATGAATCGACACACACTGAACCTGTTCGTCTCCGTCACCATGATGATGCTGATGGGGGCATGCGCGTCACAACAGGTTCCCTGCAGGGACCGTTCAGTCGGCAGGCCCACCGTGGGGCAGAAGTTGGCCGGCAAGTTCATCACGGTGCGCAAGAAGATCCCGGGTGAATACATTGTCGTCCTGAAATCACCCGCGCAGAGCCTGGCGCAGGTTGAAGTCAAACAAGCCACCACGGACCTCACCACGGCTTATGGCGGCACCGCTTTCGCGATGTATGAGAATGCGTTGCGCGGTTTCGCGAGCAAGATGACCGAGGCCCAGGCCCGCGCCATGGCCAGCGACCCCGCAGTGGACTACGTCCAGGAGAACGGCGTGGTCACCATCGCCGAGAGCCAGCAGAGCCCCACCTGGGGCATCGACCGGATGGACCAGCGCAAGCTGCCGCTGGACCGGCTCTACACGTTCAGCGCCACGGGCCAGGGCGTCCACATCTACATCCTGGACACGGGTGTCCGCTTCTCCCACCGCGAGTTCGGGGGCCGGGCCTCCGTCGGCTTCGACGCCGTGGGTGACAGCATGCGCGGCAACGACTGCAACGGCCACGG
This genomic window from Myxococcus hansupus contains:
- a CDS encoding GMC oxidoreductase — translated: MRRLSSPWSELASHYAVVVVGSGYGGAISASRLARAGQQVCVLERGRELLPGDYPRTDTEFMSEFQVHFDPEAAASVGSPTALFELHRGGDVSVVTGCGLGGTSLINANVAMRPDPRVFLDARWPEAFRADVDGLLEDGFAWAEHMLRPLPYPASGPPLATLDALARSAEKLGGTLRRPPLTVTFEEGVNAAGVRQSACTLCGDCMTGCNFGAKNSVLMNYLPDAHRHGAKLFTEVGVRYLARDGARWRVYYRPMNAGRERFDAPDLWVTADRIILAAGTMGTAEILLRSKALGLSLSSRLGQRFSNNGDVMAFGYNTDVPVHGVGLGGPPTAGQPPVGPTISGIIDDRATLRQEDGMIIENGAIPAALARPVTALLAAASAVAGEDTDRGVLDRVEELARMADSAVRGPYHGAMRNTQTFLVMSHDDGAGELRLSGDRVRVYWPGAGQQAVFTRVDERLRRATEALGGTFVRNPLWNKLTGHELLCTHPLGGCAMGDRAEEGVVDHEGRVFAGPEGAEVHEGLYVSDGSVIPRPLGINPLLTISAVAERTVALMAKRQGWIVDYAPVPEAPAPRPVQPLAVQFTETMYGYIAETADEDFLQAGDPARRDTSPLRFIVTVASRDLEETLSHPLHPMQLSGCVVAPVLSSRPLTVERGVLHLMTHDGARPGGRRMRYQLPLVSESGERFFIDGYKDVHDDDGPDLWVDTTRLLVSVFRGEDDSGACIARGYLRLNAKDFAVQLSTLRVLHAQGTLQRLAALARFGRFFFGALFETYVRSKAA
- a CDS encoding endonuclease V, which translates into the protein MERQSEAGRWDVTPSEAVELQRRLREQLVLRPPPGLKVERIAGADISTEKWKDTGFGGFVVLDLASLQPVAQSGAAVTLRFPYVPGLLSFRELPILEVAWARLSVRPDVVIFDGHGTAHPRRMGIACHGGLLLGIPSIGCGKSLLVGTHGPLGEARGSTTPLMHRGEVVGMAVRTRKGVQPVYVSPGHLMDLPTAVELVLAVSPKFREPETTRHAHRLVNALRRAGGEAAEVE